A section of the Burkholderia mallei ATCC 23344 genome encodes:
- a CDS encoding phasin family protein produces the protein MSLLTPEQIAAAQKANIESLFGLTTKAFEGVEKLIELNLQVVKSTLAESQENVQRALSVKDAQELLALQASLTQPIAEKVLAYGRHVYEIASATQAEFAKVAEAQYEEQNRKVQALVDNVAKNAPAGSETAVAALKSAINAANTTYETVQKAAKQAVEIAETNFNAAAAVATKAANTAAAASRRSGKTA, from the coding sequence ATGTCCTTGCTGACCCCCGAGCAAATCGCCGCCGCCCAGAAAGCCAACATCGAAAGCCTCTTCGGCCTCACGACGAAAGCGTTCGAAGGCGTCGAAAAGCTGATCGAACTGAATCTGCAAGTGGTGAAGTCGACGCTCGCCGAAAGCCAGGAAAACGTGCAGCGCGCACTGTCGGTGAAGGATGCACAGGAACTGCTCGCGCTGCAGGCGAGCCTCACGCAGCCGATCGCCGAGAAGGTGCTCGCGTACGGCCGTCACGTGTACGAAATCGCGTCGGCCACGCAAGCCGAATTCGCGAAGGTCGCCGAGGCGCAATACGAGGAACAGAACCGCAAGGTGCAGGCGCTCGTCGACAACGTCGCGAAGAACGCGCCGGCCGGCTCGGAAACCGCTGTTGCCGCGCTGAAGTCGGCGATCAACGCCGCGAACACGACGTACGAAACGGTGCAGAAAGCCGCGAAGCAAGCGGTCGAGATCGCCGAAACGAACTTCAACGCCGCCGCCGCCGTCGCCACGAAGGCGGCGAACACCGCGGCCGCCGCGTCGCGCCGCAGCGGCAAGACAGCGTAA
- the pbpG gene encoding D-alanyl-D-alanine endopeptidase, translating into MKAQLFAPLRMMQSVALGTAVSVAVSLMVATAAVAPADAFAATAKTAQSAKGKKSAAKKSLRAASSSAEPRAKGARKRVTYVSNGRHRSGVRRVAFQPRPPSVGQAFGLHETPDSLALRSSVAYVVDQNTSEPLFDKNSHAVVPIASITKLMTAMVVLDSKSPLTDQIDVTDEDRDYEKGTGSRLSVGSVLSREDMLHIALMASENRAAAALSRYYPGGRPAFIAAMNAKAKSLGMTDTHFENSTGLSSQNVSSARDLVKMVNAAYQYPLIRKFSTDRSYEVNTGKRTLAYNSTNALVRNPSWDIGLQKTGFINEAGECLVMQTTIHGRPIVMVLLDSFGKYSRFADASRVRNWLDNGGGERLTAANTSTGGT; encoded by the coding sequence ATGAAAGCCCAATTGTTTGCACCGCTCAGGATGATGCAGAGCGTGGCGCTCGGCACCGCCGTCTCGGTTGCCGTCTCGCTGATGGTGGCGACGGCCGCCGTCGCGCCCGCGGACGCGTTCGCCGCCACCGCCAAGACCGCGCAGAGCGCGAAAGGCAAGAAGAGCGCGGCGAAGAAATCGCTGCGCGCCGCTTCGTCGAGCGCTGAGCCGCGCGCGAAGGGCGCGCGCAAGCGCGTGACCTACGTGTCGAACGGCCGGCACCGCAGCGGCGTGCGCCGCGTCGCGTTCCAGCCGCGGCCGCCGTCGGTCGGCCAGGCGTTCGGCCTGCATGAGACGCCCGATTCGCTCGCGCTGCGCTCGAGCGTCGCGTACGTCGTCGATCAGAACACGTCCGAGCCGCTCTTCGACAAGAATTCGCACGCGGTCGTGCCGATCGCGTCGATCACGAAGCTGATGACCGCGATGGTCGTCCTCGACTCGAAGTCGCCGCTCACCGATCAGATCGACGTGACCGACGAGGATCGCGACTACGAGAAGGGCACGGGCTCGCGCCTGTCGGTCGGCTCGGTGCTGTCGCGTGAGGACATGCTGCACATCGCGCTGATGGCGTCGGAGAACCGCGCGGCGGCCGCGCTGTCGCGCTACTACCCGGGCGGCCGTCCGGCGTTCATCGCGGCGATGAACGCGAAGGCGAAGTCGCTCGGCATGACCGATACGCACTTCGAGAACTCGACGGGCCTGTCCAGCCAGAACGTATCGAGCGCGCGCGATCTCGTGAAGATGGTGAACGCGGCGTACCAGTACCCGCTCATCCGCAAGTTCTCGACCGATCGCAGCTACGAGGTCAACACCGGCAAGCGGACGCTCGCGTACAACAGCACGAATGCGCTCGTGCGCAATCCGTCGTGGGACATCGGCCTGCAGAAGACGGGCTTCATCAACGAGGCGGGCGAGTGCCTCGTGATGCAGACGACGATTCACGGCCGCCCGATCGTGATGGTGCTGCTCGATTCGTTCGGCAAGTATTCGCGCTTCGCCGATGCGTCGCGCGTGCGCAACTGGCTCGACAACGGCGGCGGCGAGCGCCTGACGGCGGCGAATACGTCGACGGGCGGCACCTGA
- a CDS encoding IS1182-like element ISBma2 family transposase yields the protein MLKTPMPTQHELEMVTLEELVPKDHLLRQIDAAVDFEFIRAKVAHLYCADNGRPALDPVVMFKLLFIGYLFGVRSERQLMREVQVNVAYRWFARFRLTDKVPDASTFSQNRRRRFTDTTVYQEIFDEIVRQAIKRGLVDGRVLYTDSTHLKANANKGKFDVVKLEQTPAAYTEALNAAVDADRAAHGRKPLDRDDDEPPSSKDTKLSRTDPDSGYMVRDDKPKGFFYLDHRTVDAKHAIITDTHVTPASVHDSQPYLDRLDRQRERFEFKVEAVGLDAGYFTPAVCQGLEERGIAGVMGYRTPNHKPGMFYKRQFKYDAYRNEYVCPQGQALPYSTTNRLGYREYKSNAQICGRCPVRSQCTNSAIAVKVVTRHVWERAKERVDARRLTEWGQRIYARRKQTVERSFADAKQLHGHRYARMRGLRKVAEQCLLAAAAQNIKKIAMLLARKRKKGPAGPDWRFVRMLLRLVSGLRCSFDYPLAANPQS from the coding sequence ATGCTGAAGACGCCCATGCCCACGCAGCACGAACTCGAGATGGTGACGCTCGAGGAACTCGTGCCGAAGGACCACCTGCTGCGCCAGATCGATGCGGCGGTGGATTTCGAGTTCATCCGCGCGAAGGTGGCGCATCTGTATTGCGCGGACAACGGGCGGCCGGCGCTCGATCCCGTGGTGATGTTCAAGCTGTTGTTCATCGGCTACCTGTTCGGGGTGCGCAGCGAGCGGCAACTGATGCGTGAGGTCCAGGTCAACGTCGCCTATCGCTGGTTCGCCCGGTTCCGGCTGACCGACAAGGTGCCGGATGCGTCAACGTTCTCGCAGAATCGCCGCCGACGCTTCACGGACACGACGGTGTATCAGGAGATCTTCGACGAGATCGTGCGGCAGGCGATCAAGCGCGGGCTGGTCGACGGTCGGGTGCTGTACACGGACAGCACGCACCTGAAGGCGAACGCGAACAAAGGCAAGTTCGATGTGGTGAAGCTGGAGCAGACGCCGGCCGCCTACACGGAGGCATTGAACGCGGCAGTGGATGCGGACCGGGCCGCGCATGGCAGGAAGCCGCTGGATCGCGACGACGATGAGCCGCCGTCTAGCAAGGACACCAAGCTCAGCCGGACCGATCCGGACAGCGGCTACATGGTGCGGGACGACAAGCCGAAGGGGTTCTTCTATCTGGACCACCGCACGGTGGATGCCAAGCACGCGATCATCACCGATACGCATGTGACGCCGGCCTCGGTGCATGACAGCCAGCCGTATCTGGATCGGCTGGATCGCCAGCGCGAGCGCTTTGAGTTCAAGGTCGAGGCGGTGGGGCTGGATGCGGGCTACTTCACGCCGGCGGTGTGCCAGGGGCTGGAGGAGCGAGGGATTGCCGGGGTGATGGGCTATCGCACGCCGAACCACAAGCCGGGCATGTTCTACAAACGGCAGTTCAAGTACGACGCGTATCGCAACGAATACGTGTGCCCGCAGGGGCAGGCCCTGCCGTACAGCACGACCAATCGGCTCGGCTATCGGGAATACAAATCCAATGCGCAGATCTGCGGGCGCTGCCCGGTACGATCGCAGTGCACGAACAGTGCGATCGCGGTGAAGGTGGTAACGCGCCACGTGTGGGAGCGCGCCAAGGAGCGGGTGGACGCACGGCGCTTGACCGAATGGGGCCAACGCATTTACGCGCGGCGCAAGCAGACGGTGGAGCGCAGCTTCGCCGATGCCAAGCAGCTGCATGGGCACCGTTATGCCCGTATGCGTGGGCTACGCAAGGTGGCCGAGCAGTGCTTGCTGGCCGCGGCGGCACAGAACATCAAGAAGATTGCGATGCTGCTGGCGCGGAAGCGGAAAAAGGGGCCAGCGGGTCCCGATTGGCGCTTCGTGCGCATGCTGCTGCGTCTGGTGAGCGGTTTGCGCTGCAGCTTCGACTACCCGCTCGCGGCGAACCCGCAATCCTGA
- the lpdA gene encoding dihydrolipoyl dehydrogenase — MSLIEVKVPDIGDFSGVDVIEVNVKPGDVIEKEQTLITLESDKASMEVPSDVAGTVKEIKIKAGDKVSQGTVIAIVEASAGAAAPAPAKAPEAPKPAAAAPAPAAAPAPAPQAGSSSGSADIECDMLVLGAGPGGYSAAFRAADLGMKTVLVERYSTLGGVCLNVGCIPSKALLHTALVVEEAQALASHGITFGKPQVELDKLRDFKGGVVKKLTTGLAGMAKARKVEVVTGVGAFVDPYHMEVQGENGKKIVKFKQAIIAAGSQAVKLPFMPEDPRVVDSTGALELRQLPKRMLVIGGGIIGLEMATVYSTLGAEIDVVEMMDGLMMGADRDLVKVWEKYNAKRFGNVMLKTKTVGAQAKEDGIYVTFEGEKAPAQAQRYDLVLVAVGRSPNGKKIGADKAGVAVTDRGFIEVDKQMRTNVPHIFAIGDIVGQPMLAHKAVHEGHVAAEAAHGEKAYFDALQIPSVAYTDPEVAWAGKTEDQCKAEGIKYGKAVFPWAASGRAIANGRDEGFTKLLFDEETHRVIGGGIVGLNAGDLISEVCLAVEMGADAEDIGKTIHPHPTLGESIGMAAELYEGVCTDLPPQRKK, encoded by the coding sequence ATGAGTCTCATCGAAGTCAAGGTTCCGGATATCGGCGATTTCAGCGGCGTCGATGTCATCGAGGTCAACGTCAAACCCGGCGACGTGATCGAAAAAGAGCAAACGCTCATCACGCTCGAATCCGATAAAGCCTCCATGGAAGTGCCCAGCGACGTCGCCGGCACCGTGAAGGAAATCAAGATCAAGGCCGGCGACAAAGTCTCGCAAGGCACCGTCATCGCCATCGTCGAAGCATCGGCAGGCGCCGCCGCACCCGCACCCGCGAAAGCCCCCGAAGCACCGAAGCCCGCAGCAGCTGCACCGGCTCCGGCCGCCGCCCCGGCACCCGCGCCGCAAGCCGGCAGCTCCAGCGGCTCCGCCGACATCGAGTGCGACATGCTCGTGCTCGGCGCCGGCCCCGGCGGCTACTCGGCCGCGTTCCGCGCCGCCGACCTCGGCATGAAGACGGTGCTGGTCGAACGCTACTCGACGCTCGGCGGCGTGTGCCTGAACGTCGGCTGCATTCCGTCAAAGGCATTGCTGCACACGGCGCTCGTCGTCGAGGAAGCGCAGGCGCTCGCGTCGCACGGCATCACGTTCGGCAAGCCGCAGGTCGAGCTCGACAAGCTGCGCGATTTCAAGGGCGGCGTCGTCAAGAAGCTGACGACGGGCCTCGCCGGCATGGCGAAGGCGCGCAAGGTCGAAGTGGTCACGGGCGTCGGCGCGTTCGTCGATCCGTATCACATGGAAGTGCAGGGCGAAAACGGCAAGAAGATCGTCAAGTTCAAGCAGGCGATCATCGCCGCCGGCTCGCAGGCGGTGAAGCTGCCGTTCATGCCGGAAGACCCGCGCGTCGTCGATTCGACGGGCGCGCTCGAACTGCGTCAGTTGCCCAAGCGCATGCTCGTGATCGGCGGCGGCATCATCGGCCTCGAAATGGCGACGGTGTACTCCACGCTCGGTGCCGAGATCGACGTCGTCGAAATGATGGACGGCCTGATGATGGGCGCGGACCGCGATCTCGTGAAGGTCTGGGAAAAGTACAACGCGAAGCGCTTCGGCAACGTGATGCTCAAGACCAAGACGGTCGGCGCGCAAGCGAAGGAAGACGGCATCTACGTGACGTTCGAGGGCGAGAAGGCGCCGGCGCAAGCGCAGCGCTACGACCTCGTGCTCGTCGCGGTGGGCCGCAGCCCGAACGGCAAGAAGATCGGCGCCGACAAGGCGGGCGTGGCGGTCACCGACCGCGGCTTCATCGAGGTCGACAAGCAGATGCGCACGAACGTGCCGCACATCTTCGCGATCGGCGACATCGTCGGCCAGCCGATGCTCGCGCACAAGGCCGTGCATGAAGGCCACGTCGCGGCCGAAGCCGCGCACGGCGAGAAGGCATACTTCGACGCGCTGCAGATCCCGTCGGTGGCGTACACCGATCCGGAAGTGGCATGGGCCGGCAAGACGGAAGACCAGTGCAAGGCCGAAGGCATCAAGTACGGCAAGGCGGTGTTCCCGTGGGCCGCATCGGGCCGCGCGATCGCGAACGGCCGCGACGAGGGCTTCACGAAGCTGCTCTTCGACGAGGAAACCCACCGCGTGATCGGCGGCGGCATCGTCGGCCTGAACGCGGGCGACCTGATCAGCGAAGTGTGCCTCGCGGTCGAGATGGGCGCGGACGCGGAAGACATCGGCAAGACGATCCATCCGCACCCGACGCTCGGCGAATCGATCGGCATGGCCGCCGAGCTGTACGAAGGCGTTTGCACGGATCTGCCGCCGCAGCGCAAGAAGTAA
- the aceF gene encoding dihydrolipoyllysine-residue acetyltransferase yields the protein MSQAIEVKVPDIGDYKDVPVIEVLVKPGDAVEPEQSLVTLESDKATMDVPSPSAGTVKEVKVKVGDAVSQGSLIVLLDGAQAAAQPAQANGAATSAAQPAAAPAAAPAPAAAAGGGTVDVKVPDIGDYKDVPVIEIAVKIGDTVEKEQSLVTLESDKATMDVPSPAAGVVKDIKVKVGDAVSEGSLIVVLEASGGAAASAPQAAPAAAPAPAQAPAPAASGEYRASHASPSVRKFARELGVDVSRVTGTGPKSRITKDDVTAFVKGVMTGQRAAPGAAAAPAGGGELNLLPWPKVDFSKFGPFEAKPLSRIKKISGANLHRNWVMIPHVTNNDEADITELEALRVQLNKEHEKAGVKFTMLAFVIKAVVAALKKFPTFNASLDGDNLVFKQYYHIGFAADTPNGLVVPVIRDADKKGLVDIAKEMAELSKAAREGKLKPDQMQGGCFSISSLGGIGGTHFTPIINAPEVAILGLSRGQMKPVWDGKQFVPRLTLPLSLSYDHRVIDGAEAARFNAYLGALLADFRRIIL from the coding sequence ATGAGTCAAGCGATCGAAGTCAAGGTGCCGGATATCGGCGATTACAAGGACGTGCCCGTCATCGAAGTGCTCGTGAAGCCGGGCGATGCGGTCGAGCCCGAGCAGTCGCTCGTCACGCTCGAATCGGACAAGGCGACGATGGATGTGCCGAGCCCGTCGGCGGGCACGGTCAAGGAAGTGAAGGTGAAGGTCGGCGACGCGGTGTCGCAAGGCTCGCTGATCGTGCTGCTCGACGGCGCGCAGGCGGCGGCCCAGCCCGCGCAGGCGAACGGCGCCGCGACGAGCGCCGCGCAGCCGGCGGCGGCGCCCGCTGCCGCGCCTGCGCCGGCGGCGGCCGCGGGCGGCGGCACGGTCGACGTGAAGGTGCCGGACATCGGCGACTACAAGGACGTGCCCGTCATCGAGATCGCCGTGAAGATCGGCGACACGGTCGAGAAGGAGCAGTCGCTCGTCACGCTCGAATCGGACAAGGCGACGATGGACGTGCCGAGCCCGGCCGCGGGCGTCGTCAAGGACATCAAGGTAAAGGTCGGCGATGCGGTGTCGGAAGGTTCGCTGATCGTCGTGCTCGAAGCGTCGGGCGGCGCCGCCGCGAGCGCGCCGCAGGCCGCACCCGCGGCTGCGCCGGCCCCCGCGCAGGCACCGGCACCCGCCGCGAGCGGCGAGTACCGCGCGAGCCACGCGTCGCCGTCGGTGCGCAAGTTCGCGCGCGAGCTCGGCGTCGACGTGTCGCGCGTCACGGGCACGGGGCCGAAGAGCCGCATCACGAAGGACGACGTCACCGCGTTCGTGAAGGGCGTGATGACGGGGCAGCGCGCGGCGCCCGGCGCTGCGGCCGCGCCCGCGGGCGGCGGCGAGCTGAACCTGCTGCCGTGGCCGAAGGTCGACTTCTCGAAGTTCGGCCCGTTCGAGGCGAAGCCGCTGTCGCGCATCAAGAAGATCTCGGGCGCGAACCTGCATCGCAACTGGGTGATGATCCCGCACGTCACGAACAACGACGAGGCGGACATCACCGAGCTCGAAGCGCTGCGCGTGCAACTGAACAAGGAGCACGAGAAGGCGGGCGTGAAGTTCACGATGCTCGCGTTCGTGATCAAGGCGGTCGTCGCCGCGCTGAAGAAGTTCCCGACCTTCAACGCGAGCCTCGACGGCGACAACCTCGTGTTCAAGCAGTACTACCACATCGGTTTCGCCGCCGACACGCCGAACGGCCTCGTCGTGCCGGTGATCCGCGACGCGGACAAGAAGGGGCTCGTCGACATCGCGAAGGAAATGGCCGAGCTGTCGAAGGCCGCGCGCGAAGGCAAGCTCAAGCCGGACCAGATGCAGGGCGGCTGCTTCTCGATCTCGTCGCTCGGCGGGATCGGCGGCACGCACTTCACGCCGATCATCAATGCGCCGGAAGTGGCGATCCTCGGGCTGTCGCGCGGCCAGATGAAGCCGGTGTGGGACGGCAAGCAGTTTGTGCCGCGCCTCACGCTGCCGCTGTCGCTGTCGTATGACCATCGCGTGATCGATGGCGCGGAAGCCGCGCGGTTCAATGCGTATCTCGGCGCGTTGCTTGCCGATTTCCGTCGCATCATTCTTTGA
- the aceE gene encoding pyruvate dehydrogenase (acetyl-transferring), homodimeric type — translation MSAVPNEVMKYVAAERDDDAQETVEWLEALDGVISSVGPGRAHYLIEKQIEFARMHGEHLPFSANTPYINTIPVEAQAKIPGDQDIEHRIRSYTRWNAIAMVLRAGKHTNVGGHIASFASAATLYDVGYNHFWHAPSAEHGGDLVFVQGHSSPGIYSRAFLLGRLTEDQLDNFRQEVGGNGISSYPHPWLMPDFWQFPTVSMGLGPIMAIYQARFMKYLQARGIVKTEGRKVWAFLGDGETDEPESLGAIGMASREKLDNLVFVINCNLQRLDGPVRGNGKIIQELESEFRGAGWNVIKVIWGSRWDALFARDKTGALMRRMMEAVDGEYQTYKSESGAYVREHFFNTPELKALVADWSDDDIWNLNRGGHDPHKIYAAFHEASNSKGAPTVILAKTIKGYGMGEAGQAMNITHQQKKLPVEQLKKFRDQFRLPIADDVIADVPYLKFDEGSKELEYMRAHRQALGGYLPQRRQKAQSLPVPALDAFEPLLKGTGEGREISTTMAFVRILNILLKDKALGKRVVPIVPDESRTFGMEGLFRQIGIWNQEGQKYVPEDSDQLMFYKESETGQILQEGINEAGGMCDWIAAATSYSTHGEIMVPFYIFYSMFGFQRIGDLAWAAGDMRSRGFLLGGTAGRTTLNGEGLQHEDGHSLMWAASVPNCVSYDPTFGYELAVIVQDGLRRMVQEQEDVYYYVTVMNENYEHPAIPQGEHVAADIIKGMYAFRKADADKKAPRVQLLGAGTIFNEVIAAADLLKNDWGVAADLWSVPSFTELAREGHDVERWNLLHPAEARRLSHVQTCLKDTQGPVIASTDYVRALADQIRGQIDRRYVVLGTDGFGRSDTRGALRHFFEVDRYWVTVAALNALADEGTIERKVVADAIAKYNLDPAKPNPMTV, via the coding sequence ATGTCCGCTGTACCGAATGAAGTGATGAAGTACGTCGCAGCCGAACGCGACGACGACGCGCAGGAAACCGTCGAATGGCTCGAAGCGCTCGACGGCGTGATTTCGTCGGTCGGCCCCGGCCGCGCGCACTACCTGATCGAAAAGCAGATCGAATTCGCGCGCATGCACGGCGAGCACTTGCCGTTCTCCGCGAACACCCCGTACATCAACACGATTCCCGTCGAAGCCCAGGCGAAGATTCCGGGCGACCAGGACATCGAGCACCGGATCCGCTCGTACACGCGCTGGAACGCGATCGCGATGGTGCTGCGCGCGGGCAAGCACACGAACGTCGGCGGCCACATCGCGTCGTTCGCTTCGGCCGCGACGCTCTATGACGTCGGCTACAACCACTTCTGGCACGCGCCGTCCGCCGAGCACGGCGGCGATCTCGTGTTCGTGCAGGGCCACTCGTCGCCCGGCATTTATTCGCGCGCGTTCCTGCTCGGCCGCCTGACGGAAGATCAGCTCGACAACTTCCGCCAGGAAGTGGGCGGCAACGGCATCTCGTCGTATCCGCACCCGTGGCTGATGCCGGATTTCTGGCAGTTCCCGACCGTGTCGATGGGCCTCGGTCCCATCATGGCGATCTATCAGGCGCGCTTCATGAAGTACCTGCAGGCGCGCGGGATCGTGAAGACGGAAGGCCGCAAGGTCTGGGCGTTCCTCGGCGACGGCGAGACCGACGAGCCGGAATCGCTCGGCGCGATCGGCATGGCGAGCCGCGAGAAGCTCGATAACCTCGTGTTCGTGATCAACTGCAACCTGCAGCGTCTCGACGGCCCGGTGCGCGGCAACGGCAAGATCATCCAGGAGCTCGAATCGGAGTTCCGCGGCGCCGGCTGGAACGTGATCAAGGTGATCTGGGGCAGCCGCTGGGATGCGCTGTTCGCGCGCGACAAGACGGGCGCGCTGATGCGCCGGATGATGGAAGCCGTCGACGGCGAGTATCAGACGTACAAGTCGGAGTCGGGCGCGTACGTGCGCGAGCACTTCTTCAACACGCCGGAGCTGAAGGCGCTCGTCGCCGACTGGTCCGACGACGACATCTGGAACCTGAACCGCGGCGGCCACGATCCGCACAAGATCTACGCGGCGTTCCACGAGGCGAGCAATTCGAAGGGCGCGCCGACGGTGATCCTCGCGAAGACGATCAAGGGCTACGGGATGGGCGAAGCCGGCCAGGCGATGAACATCACGCACCAGCAGAAGAAGTTGCCCGTCGAGCAACTGAAGAAGTTCCGCGACCAGTTCCGCCTGCCGATCGCCGACGACGTGATCGCCGACGTGCCGTACCTGAAGTTCGACGAAGGCTCGAAGGAACTCGAGTACATGCGCGCGCACCGCCAGGCGCTCGGCGGCTATCTGCCGCAGCGCCGCCAGAAGGCGCAATCGCTGCCGGTGCCGGCGCTCGACGCGTTCGAGCCGCTGCTCAAGGGCACGGGCGAAGGCCGCGAGATCTCGACGACGATGGCGTTCGTGCGGATCCTGAACATCCTGCTGAAGGACAAGGCGCTCGGCAAGCGCGTCGTGCCGATCGTGCCGGACGAATCGCGCACGTTCGGCATGGAGGGCCTGTTCCGCCAGATCGGCATCTGGAACCAGGAAGGCCAGAAGTATGTGCCGGAAGATTCCGATCAACTGATGTTCTACAAGGAATCGGAAACCGGCCAGATCCTGCAGGAAGGCATCAACGAAGCGGGCGGCATGTGCGACTGGATCGCGGCGGCGACGTCGTACTCGACGCACGGCGAGATCATGGTGCCGTTCTATATCTTCTATTCGATGTTCGGCTTCCAGCGCATCGGCGATCTCGCGTGGGCGGCGGGCGACATGCGCTCGCGCGGTTTCCTGCTCGGCGGCACCGCGGGCCGCACGACGCTCAACGGCGAAGGCCTGCAGCACGAAGACGGCCACTCGCTGATGTGGGCGGCTTCGGTGCCGAACTGCGTGAGCTACGATCCGACGTTCGGCTACGAGCTCGCCGTCATCGTGCAGGACGGCCTGCGCCGGATGGTGCAGGAGCAGGAGGACGTCTACTACTACGTGACGGTGATGAACGAGAACTACGAGCACCCGGCGATTCCGCAGGGCGAGCACGTGGCGGCCGACATCATCAAGGGCATGTACGCGTTCAGGAAAGCCGACGCCGACAAGAAGGCGCCGCGCGTGCAACTGCTCGGCGCGGGCACGATCTTCAACGAAGTGATCGCCGCGGCGGACCTGCTGAAGAACGACTGGGGCGTCGCCGCCGATCTCTGGAGCGTGCCGAGCTTCACCGAGCTCGCGCGCGAAGGCCATGACGTCGAGCGCTGGAACCTGCTGCATCCGGCCGAGGCGCGCCGCCTGTCGCACGTGCAGACGTGCCTGAAGGACACGCAGGGCCCGGTGATCGCGTCGACCGACTACGTCCGCGCGCTCGCCGACCAGATCCGCGGCCAGATCGACCGCCGCTACGTCGTGCTCGGCACCGACGGCTTCGGCCGCTCGGACACGCGCGGCGCGCTGCGCCACTTCTTCGAGGTGGACCGCTACTGGGTCACGGTCGCGGCGCTCAACGCGCTCGCCGATGAAGGCACGATCGAGCGCAAGGTCGTCGCCGACGCCATCGCGAAGTACAACCTCGACCCGGCCAAGCCCAACCCGATGACGGTTTAA